The following are encoded in a window of Prevotella melaninogenica genomic DNA:
- a CDS encoding DUF3127 domain-containing protein, protein MDLQGKVIAVLPAREGTSARGPWKSQEYVIETHDQYPKKMVFNVFGADRIEQFAIKAGEELNVSFDIDAHEYNGRWFNNIRAWNVQRVDATAAMAGAPVAAAPVTPQPAPAAPQATPFPPAQPEENSTDDLPF, encoded by the coding sequence ATGGATTTACAAGGAAAAGTAATTGCTGTTCTTCCTGCACGTGAGGGAACTTCAGCTCGAGGACCATGGAAGTCACAAGAGTATGTGATTGAGACGCACGACCAGTATCCAAAGAAGATGGTTTTCAATGTCTTTGGTGCTGATAGAATTGAGCAGTTCGCTATCAAGGCTGGTGAAGAGCTCAACGTAAGTTTTGACATTGATGCACACGAGTACAACGGCCGTTGGTTTAATAATATTCGTGCATGGAACGTTCAGCGTGTAGACGCTACAGCTGCTATGGCTGGTGCGCCTGTTGCTGCAGCACCTGTCACTCCACAGCCAGCTCCTGCTGCGCCACAGGCTACCCCATTCCCTCCTGCACAACCTGAGGAGAATTCTACAGATGACTTACCATTCTAA
- a CDS encoding transposase translates to MKIQKISDITPTLPFTEFDFLQSYRESFAQSELGRIHSQLPLKELAAEYTNLSHKSKRGKKPLFSGEGEIALMFLKSYTGLSDDGLIEMLNGSIHMQMFCGVLIDPSCPIKDGKIVSAIRNRLGQFLDIDSFQGILYAKWKDNLKDKDLCLTDATCYESYLRFPTDIKLLWECCYWLHTLLVSECKHLSERIPRSKYNNIDKARLAYAKQRKHTASSTRKLRRRLLRLLSKLLSQWNRLRKQYSPCICLSAEQEKRLSAVREVCLQQSELFSGKEVKHRIVSIDRPYLRPIVRGKENKRVEFGAKVNNIQIDGISFIEHHSFEAFNEGIRLKQCIEYQESLTGIKVKRVGADSIYANNANRTMCTEKGITTCFTRKGPRPKEEAECLKTARKIIGNLRATVMEGSFGNQKQHYSLGRIKARNMFSERLLLFFGIHTANAAILAAREMARRVKKAA, encoded by the coding sequence GTGAAGATACAAAAAATTTCTGATATAACACCAACTTTGCCCTTTACAGAGTTCGATTTTTTACAGAGCTATCGTGAAAGCTTTGCACAAAGCGAACTTGGACGCATTCATTCCCAGCTCCCACTAAAGGAGTTGGCAGCAGAGTATACGAACCTTAGCCATAAGAGCAAGCGAGGCAAAAAGCCTCTTTTCTCGGGTGAAGGAGAAATAGCCCTAATGTTCCTTAAGTCATACACAGGTCTGTCTGACGATGGTCTGATAGAAATGCTTAACGGAAGCATCCACATGCAGATGTTCTGTGGTGTTCTGATAGACCCCTCCTGTCCCATCAAGGATGGAAAGATTGTAAGTGCCATACGCAATCGTCTTGGTCAGTTTCTTGACATAGACAGCTTTCAGGGCATATTGTATGCCAAATGGAAAGACAACCTTAAAGACAAAGACCTGTGCTTGACGGATGCAACCTGTTACGAGAGCTACCTGCGTTTTCCTACGGATATCAAGCTGCTCTGGGAGTGTTGTTATTGGCTTCACACTCTGCTGGTCTCCGAGTGTAAACACCTCTCAGAGCGTATTCCGAGAAGCAAGTATAATAATATTGACAAGGCCAGGCTTGCATACGCTAAGCAGCGCAAGCACACAGCCTCGTCCACGCGCAAGCTCAGGAGAAGACTCCTGAGGCTCCTGTCCAAACTCCTGTCCCAATGGAATCGTCTGCGTAAACAGTACAGTCCTTGCATCTGTCTGTCGGCAGAACAAGAAAAGCGGCTGTCCGCTGTGCGTGAGGTATGCCTCCAACAGTCAGAACTATTCTCCGGCAAGGAAGTCAAGCACCGTATCGTCAGCATCGACCGCCCCTACCTCCGTCCTATTGTCAGAGGCAAGGAAAACAAGCGTGTAGAGTTTGGGGCAAAGGTCAACAACATACAGATAGACGGCATATCATTCATAGAGCACCACAGCTTTGAGGCATTCAACGAGGGTATCCGTCTTAAGCAATGTATAGAATATCAAGAATCTTTGACGGGAATCAAAGTCAAGCGTGTCGGTGCCGATTCCATATACGCCAACAATGCCAACCGCACTATGTGTACAGAAAAAGGCATAACGACCTGTTTCACTAGAAAAGGTCCAAGACCCAAAGAAGAAGCTGAATGTCTCAAGACAGCGAGAAAGATTATTGGAAACCTCAGAGCTACGGTAATGGAGGGTAGCTTTGGAAATCAAAAGCAACACTATAGCCTTGGACGCATCAAGGCACGCAATATGTTTAGCGAGAGGCTACTACTCTTCTTCGGAATCCATACAGCAAATGCTGCCATTCTTGCCGCAAGGGAGATGGCTCGGAGGGTGAAGAAGGCTGCCTAA
- a CDS encoding NADH-quinone oxidoreductase subunit N, whose amino-acid sequence MYSDFFKMIPEASLIAILIVLFVADFATAKTEERKWFNPLASVLLLLNTFVCLYPMGTQSLFGGMYETTPAVDVMKAILSMGIFIVVVQSRVWAAKSGKEAEFYMLIVSTLLGMFTMMSSGNFLMFFLGLEMASVPLACTVAFDMYRKNSAEGAAKFILTATFSSGVMLYGISFLYGQFGTLYFADIATKMQATPLVIMGLVFFFSGLGFKISLVPFHFWTADTYQGAPTTVTGYLSVISKGAAAFTLLSILFHVFGDMMEYWHVLLMIIVVLSITIANLFAVRQNELKRFMAFSSISQAGYIMLAAIGNNWADSVAALSYYVLIYVVANMAVFTIISVVEQNNGGKTNIDDYNGFYQTNPRLSFLMTLAMFSLGGIPPFAGMFSKFFIFMSGVNGADINTTMGAWAYGVVFIALLNTVISLYYYLKIVKAMYIVRTDNPLPTFKSDCNTKFALAICMAGILLFGVCSFVYEWIAAAV is encoded by the coding sequence ATGTATAGTGATTTCTTTAAGATGATTCCGGAGGCAAGTCTCATTGCTATCCTGATTGTTTTGTTCGTTGCTGACTTTGCAACGGCAAAGACTGAAGAACGCAAGTGGTTCAATCCGCTGGCTTCTGTACTCTTGCTTTTGAACACCTTCGTGTGTCTTTATCCTATGGGCACACAGAGTCTGTTCGGTGGTATGTATGAAACAACACCTGCTGTTGATGTGATGAAGGCTATCCTCTCTATGGGTATCTTTATTGTTGTCGTTCAGAGCCGTGTTTGGGCTGCAAAGAGCGGTAAAGAAGCAGAGTTCTATATGCTTATCGTTTCAACATTGCTCGGTATGTTTACCATGATGAGCTCAGGCAACTTCCTGATGTTCTTCCTCGGTCTTGAAATGGCATCTGTACCTTTGGCATGTACTGTTGCCTTCGATATGTATCGTAAGAACTCTGCAGAAGGTGCAGCTAAGTTCATATTGACAGCAACCTTCTCAAGCGGTGTAATGCTCTATGGTATCAGCTTCCTCTATGGTCAGTTTGGTACTCTTTACTTCGCTGATATCGCTACAAAGATGCAGGCAACCCCATTGGTAATCATGGGTCTTGTGTTCTTCTTCAGTGGTCTTGGCTTCAAGATTTCTCTTGTTCCATTCCACTTTTGGACAGCTGATACCTATCAAGGTGCACCAACAACTGTTACTGGTTATTTAAGCGTAATCTCAAAGGGTGCTGCAGCCTTCACATTGTTGAGCATTCTCTTCCATGTCTTCGGTGACATGATGGAATACTGGCACGTATTGCTGATGATTATAGTTGTTCTTTCAATTACTATTGCCAACCTCTTTGCTGTACGTCAGAATGAGTTGAAGCGTTTCATGGCTTTCAGTTCAATCTCTCAGGCAGGTTATATTATGTTGGCAGCTATTGGTAATAATTGGGCAGATTCAGTTGCTGCACTTAGTTACTACGTTTTGATTTATGTTGTTGCTAACATGGCAGTCTTCACTATTATCTCTGTTGTAGAACAGAATAATGGTGGTAAGACGAATATTGATGATTACAACGGTTTCTATCAGACCAACCCACGTCTGAGCTTCCTGATGACCTTAGCAATGTTCTCACTCGGTGGTATTCCTCCGTTTGCAGGTATGTTCTCAAAGTTCTTCATCTTCATGTCAGGCGTTAATGGTGCTGACATCAACACCACAATGGGAGCATGGGCTTACGGAGTTGTATTCATCGCATTACTCAACACTGTTATCTCACTCTACTACTATCTTAAGATTGTAAAGGCTATGTATATTGTTCGCACAGACAATCCATTGCCAACCTTCAAGAGTGACTGTAACACTAAGTTTGCTTTGGCTATCTGCATGGCAGGTATCCTCCTCTTCGGTGTTTGCAGCTTTGTATATGAGTGGATTGCAGCAGCAGTTTAA
- a CDS encoding complex I subunit 4 family protein gives MSWILTVFVIIPVLMLFALWVAKNDNQVRGVMVAGSTALLIGAIWLTVYFVQQRNAGNHDAMLLTNSVMWFKPLNIAFSVGVDGISVVMILLSAIIVFTGTFASWQLEPMKKEYFLWFVLLSSGVFGFFISTDMFTMFMFYEVALIPMYLLIGVWGTGPKEYSAMKLTLMLMGGSALLVLGILGIYYFSGATTMDVMELARMHAMPKNIQNIFFPLVFIGFGVLGALFPFHTWSPDGHASAPTAVSMLHAGVLMKLGGYGCLRIAMFLMPDALEMWAPVFLVLTTISVVYGALSACVQTDLKYINAYSSVSHCGMVLFALVMTTQTAITGAILQMLSHGLMTALFFACIGMIYHRAGTRDVRYLGGLMKVIPFLAVSYVVAGLANLGLPGFSGFVAEMTIFIGSFENAGTFHRVATIIACTAIVITAVYILRVVGKILFQKIPNKKFYELHDATWDERFAIGCLIFCVAGLGLCPLFFENMIMDAVHPIFDHIFTYIPNLGNL, from the coding sequence ATGAGTTGGATATTAACTGTATTTGTAATTATCCCCGTCCTGATGCTTTTCGCTCTTTGGGTAGCGAAGAATGATAATCAGGTACGCGGTGTGATGGTAGCCGGCTCTACGGCACTTTTGATAGGTGCAATTTGGCTGACTGTTTATTTCGTTCAGCAGCGCAACGCAGGTAATCATGATGCGATGCTGTTGACAAACTCCGTAATGTGGTTCAAGCCTCTAAATATTGCCTTCTCGGTAGGTGTAGATGGTATCTCTGTTGTAATGATTTTGCTTTCTGCAATCATTGTTTTCACAGGTACTTTTGCCAGCTGGCAGCTTGAACCAATGAAGAAAGAATACTTCCTTTGGTTTGTACTCTTGTCTTCAGGTGTATTTGGCTTCTTTATCTCTACGGATATGTTCACCATGTTCATGTTCTATGAGGTTGCGCTGATTCCAATGTACCTCCTCATCGGTGTATGGGGTACTGGTCCTAAGGAGTATTCAGCAATGAAGCTTACCTTGATGTTGATGGGTGGTTCTGCTCTCTTGGTACTCGGCATCCTTGGTATCTACTACTTTAGTGGTGCTACCACAATGGATGTAATGGAGTTAGCACGTATGCATGCTATGCCTAAGAACATTCAGAATATCTTCTTCCCATTGGTGTTTATTGGTTTTGGTGTACTCGGTGCTTTGTTCCCATTCCACACATGGTCTCCTGACGGTCACGCTTCAGCGCCTACAGCAGTATCAATGCTCCACGCTGGTGTATTGATGAAACTTGGTGGCTACGGTTGTTTGCGTATTGCAATGTTCCTTATGCCTGATGCATTGGAGATGTGGGCACCAGTATTCCTTGTGTTGACAACAATCTCTGTAGTATATGGTGCACTTTCAGCTTGTGTACAGACTGACTTGAAGTATATCAATGCTTATTCTTCAGTTTCACACTGTGGTATGGTACTCTTTGCTTTGGTTATGACCACACAGACTGCTATCACAGGTGCTATTCTCCAAATGCTTTCACACGGTTTGATGACAGCCTTGTTCTTTGCATGTATCGGTATGATTTATCACCGTGCAGGAACACGTGATGTTCGTTACCTTGGTGGTCTTATGAAGGTTATCCCATTCTTGGCTGTATCTTATGTAGTAGCAGGTCTTGCTAACCTTGGTTTGCCAGGTTTCTCAGGCTTCGTTGCTGAGATGACAATCTTCATAGGTTCATTTGAGAATGCAGGTACATTCCATCGTGTAGCAACAATCATTGCTTGTACAGCAATTGTAATCACTGCTGTTTACATCTTACGTGTGGTAGGAAAGATTCTCTTCCAGAAAATTCCAAATAAGAAGTTCTATGAGTTACATGATGCTACATGGGACGAGCGATTCGCTATCGGCTGTCTAATCTTCTGCGTTGCAGGTTTAGGTCTCTGCCCACTCTTCTTTGAGAATATGATTATGGACGCAGTTCATCCTATCTTTGATCACATCTTCACATATATACCAAATTTGGGTAATCTTTAA